One genomic region from Candidatus Nitrosopumilus koreensis AR1 encodes:
- a CDS encoding HemK2/MTQ2 family protein methyltransferase: MQNKFSNDEYPPSEDTFFIANNIENEKGKYALDIGSGSGYLTKLLTENFSLVVGTDINCEVLQHQSSYKTQNLICCNGSDALKIKFDFIVCNLPYLATDQILDIATDGGFEGFEIPKKIFDSAIKNLEECGKFVFVTSSLSNYQKLIDYAQKLGLKTRIIAKKKLFFEELILVEAVN, translated from the coding sequence TTGCAAAACAAATTCTCAAATGATGAATATCCTCCATCTGAGGATACCTTTTTCATTGCAAACAACATTGAAAACGAAAAAGGAAAATATGCATTAGATATTGGAAGCGGTTCTGGATATCTGACAAAGCTATTGACTGAAAATTTTTCTTTAGTTGTTGGAACTGATATTAATTGTGAAGTATTACAACATCAAAGCTCTTACAAAACACAGAATTTGATTTGTTGTAACGGTTCAGATGCATTAAAGATAAAATTTGATTTTATTGTATGTAACCTTCCATACTTGGCAACTGATCAAATCTTGGATATTGCAACAGATGGTGGATTTGAAGGATTTGAGATTCCTAAAAAAATATTTGATTCTGCTATAAAAAATCTTGAGGAATGTGGTAAGTTTGTTTTTGTTACGTCTTCTCTTTCAAACTATCAAAAACTCATAGATTATGCACAAAAATTAGGTTTGAAAACACGTATTATAGCAAAAAAGAAACTTTTCTTTGAGGAATTAATTCTAGTAGAAGCAGTTAACTAA
- a CDS encoding NOP5/NOP56 family protein: MYSVILTELGISVFDDDKLEKSFSFSNPVKEYLLIKNKESKLNELINYLASIQRGVSVSDESLLAILKKSNIDSQIMDDSELERIQASKPQIIVDSGFASNPQDALGKLREFALGLSSSKVTEVSESPDLHIIQAINSLDEIDKIANALSSRLREWYGLHFPELDNVIDSINGYAQIVIAGKRESLTKQVFEDAGFPESKVEMLSLISTKSRGGDISDVNLTIVQSIAKQILDFHELRKKLEEHIESEMESIAPNLSAILGTAVGARILGRAGSLKRLASLPASTIQVLGAEKALFRSLKTGSQPPKHGLLFQHAMVHAAPRWQRGKIARAIAAKAVIAARVDVYGEGLNNTLLEKLNIRVDEIGKKYENPTEKDIRRPESFRRDGGNFRDRGGRRDLLFSLRVLLLLFLFWLSLEQNLILLFLF; encoded by the coding sequence ATGTATTCTGTGATTTTAACAGAATTGGGAATCTCAGTTTTTGATGATGATAAACTAGAAAAATCATTTTCATTTTCAAATCCTGTAAAAGAGTATCTTTTAATAAAAAACAAAGAATCAAAACTAAACGAACTCATTAATTATCTAGCTTCAATTCAAAGAGGAGTTTCAGTAAGTGATGAGTCTCTACTTGCAATTTTAAAAAAAAGTAACATAGATTCTCAAATAATGGATGATTCAGAATTAGAAAGAATACAAGCATCAAAACCACAAATTATTGTTGATTCAGGATTTGCATCTAATCCTCAGGATGCATTAGGAAAACTAAGAGAATTTGCTTTAGGGTTATCATCTTCAAAGGTTACAGAAGTATCTGAAAGTCCAGACTTGCACATTATTCAAGCAATTAATTCATTAGATGAGATTGATAAAATTGCAAATGCTCTAAGTTCAAGATTAAGAGAATGGTATGGATTACATTTTCCTGAACTAGACAACGTCATTGATAGTATCAATGGTTATGCACAAATAGTCATAGCGGGAAAACGTGAATCATTAACAAAACAAGTTTTTGAAGATGCAGGTTTTCCAGAATCAAAAGTTGAGATGTTATCTTTAATTTCTACAAAAAGTAGAGGAGGAGACATATCAGATGTCAATTTAACAATTGTTCAATCAATTGCAAAACAAATTTTAGACTTTCATGAATTACGTAAAAAACTTGAAGAACATATTGAATCTGAAATGGAATCAATTGCACCAAATCTTTCTGCAATACTTGGCACAGCAGTAGGTGCTAGAATTTTGGGAAGGGCTGGCAGTCTTAAAAGATTGGCATCACTACCTGCAAGTACCATCCAAGTTCTTGGGGCAGAAAAAGCATTGTTTAGATCATTAAAGACTGGATCTCAACCACCAAAACATGGATTATTGTTCCAACATGCAATGGTTCATGCAGCACCTAGATGGCAAAGAGGAAAAATTGCAAGAGCAATTGCTGCAAAAGCAGTCATTGCTGCCAGAGTTGATGTCTATGGCGAGGGATTAAACAACACACTGCTTGAAAAGCTCAATATCAGAGTGGATGAAATAGGTAAGAAATACGAAAATCCAACAGAAAAAGACATCAGAAGACCAGAATCATTTAGACGAGATGGAGGTAATTTTAGAGACAGAGGCGGACGCAGAGATTTACTGTTTTCTTTGCGGGTTTTGCTTCTGCTTTTTTTGTTTTGGCTTTCTTTGGAGCAGAATCTAATACTTCTTTTTCTTTTTTAA
- a CDS encoding 30S ribosomal protein S30e, translating to MATHGSLTKAGKVRGQTPKVEGRKIVGTNSSLRNKSNFKKRFVLGRFPGQNKPGQRRKRR from the coding sequence ATGGCAACTCACGGTTCGCTTACAAAAGCAGGCAAAGTAAGAGGACAAACTCCAAAGGTAGAAGGACGCAAAATTGTAGGTACTAATTCTAGTCTTAGGAACAAGAGTAATTTCAAAAAGAGATTTGTCTTAGGTAGATTCCCTGGTCAAAACAAACCTGGGCAACGAAGAAAGAGACGATAG
- a CDS encoding B12-binding domain-containing radical SAM protein, with product MGTPKIVLTADRTLMSPYRGLSLATFFGCAPALDPNRDPKSFWYKILGKQVTPKILFDFICNYIPHTNGVANYAPYGLRKLEAGLLRDGFSRQDVVVAHPDHIEKFIGPETLVVGTYEMDPLGMGPVTMTFTYGRKQMSYDEYYNTELHRRIKAAKAKTGSKAKVISGASGTWQYNYDPEKIEEFGIYAILEGELGGIAPEIDGHAGRFFNYLINGDFENMDPFRKRSDFKVNIKEFERNGRKLHGRFVNFWDRPELEEIPDIVEPSMHGMIEVMRGCGRGCKFCDVTLRSLRYYPPEKVKREIEINIKKGGSKSAWVHSDDIFVYGMDPRTAKGMEPNREALEELFTAIMSTGVEHTNPTHGTLAGAIADEKLIPNLSRIMKAGPDNMIGVQAGFETGSLRLIGKYADRKLAPYSPDEWHWVVKEGVKTLNQDYWIPAFTLIMGLDNDEQPEDSWETIRLISELEHEQPESMFTATALTFVPIGLLEKSDFFNIGNEMTPAQLGVLYKTWQHNFKYGIQKFMTKTGSKGPQRYFFNAIARSLGGVPLGAMERYARRKSKEHEHVIETVKAKYW from the coding sequence ATGGGAACTCCAAAAATTGTATTAACTGCTGATCGTACATTGATGTCTCCATACCGGGGATTGTCTCTTGCCACGTTTTTTGGATGTGCTCCAGCTTTGGACCCTAATAGAGACCCCAAGAGCTTTTGGTATAAAATTCTTGGAAAACAAGTGACTCCAAAGATTTTGTTTGATTTTATCTGTAATTATATTCCTCACACAAATGGTGTAGCAAATTATGCTCCTTACGGTTTACGAAAACTAGAGGCTGGTCTATTACGAGACGGATTTAGCAGACAAGATGTTGTTGTCGCACACCCTGATCATATTGAAAAATTCATTGGACCTGAAACACTAGTTGTTGGAACATATGAAATGGATCCATTAGGAATGGGGCCAGTAACTATGACATTTACTTATGGTAGAAAACAAATGTCTTATGATGAGTATTACAACACTGAACTACATCGTAGAATCAAAGCTGCCAAAGCTAAAACTGGAAGTAAGGCCAAAGTAATTTCGGGCGCATCTGGAACTTGGCAATATAACTATGATCCAGAAAAAATTGAAGAGTTTGGAATTTATGCAATTTTAGAAGGTGAGCTTGGAGGTATTGCACCCGAGATTGACGGACATGCTGGTAGGTTCTTCAACTATTTGATTAACGGTGACTTTGAAAATATGGATCCTTTCAGAAAACGAAGTGACTTCAAAGTTAACATTAAAGAATTTGAAAGAAACGGCAGAAAACTTCATGGAAGGTTTGTTAATTTTTGGGATAGACCAGAGCTTGAAGAGATTCCAGACATTGTAGAACCAAGTATGCATGGAATGATTGAAGTTATGAGAGGCTGTGGAAGAGGATGTAAATTCTGTGATGTGACATTAAGATCACTAAGATATTATCCTCCAGAAAAAGTCAAAAGAGAAATTGAAATTAACATTAAGAAAGGTGGTTCTAAATCTGCATGGGTTCATAGTGATGATATCTTTGTTTATGGAATGGATCCAAGAACTGCAAAAGGAATGGAACCAAATCGAGAAGCATTAGAAGAACTGTTTACTGCAATCATGTCTACGGGTGTTGAACATACAAACCCCACTCATGGAACATTGGCAGGAGCAATTGCTGATGAAAAATTAATTCCAAATCTGTCTAGAATTATGAAAGCAGGACCTGACAACATGATTGGCGTTCAAGCCGGATTTGAAACTGGAAGTTTGAGATTAATTGGTAAATATGCTGACAGAAAACTGGCACCTTATTCTCCTGATGAATGGCATTGGGTTGTAAAAGAGGGTGTAAAGACCTTAAACCAGGATTATTGGATTCCTGCATTTACTCTAATCATGGGACTTGATAATGATGAACAACCAGAAGATTCATGGGAAACTATTCGTTTAATCAGTGAATTAGAACATGAACAACCTGAATCTATGTTTACTGCAACAGCCTTGACATTTGTCCCAATTGGATTACTTGAAAAGTCTGATTTCTTTAATATTGGAAATGAAATGACTCCTGCACAACTAGGCGTTCTTTACAAGACATGGCAGCACAATTTCAAGTATGGCATTCAGAAATTCATGACTAAGACTGGTTCAAAGGGACCTCAAAGATACTTTTTCAATGCAATTGCAAGGTCACTGGGTGGTGTTCCGTTAGGTGCTATGGAAAGATATGCTCGCAGAAAGAGCAAAGAACATGAGCACGTTATCGAAACTGTCAAGGCAAAATACTGGTAG
- a CDS encoding dihydroorotate dehydrogenase electron transfer subunit, producing MQRNYNHTTIVTIEKVIDETPTVRTLVFSDDVMPSVLPGQFAMVWIPGINELPMSVMISDESGKAAFTVRKHGVASTGLFNVKVGQQIGIRGPYGNSFDLKEGKLLLVGGGTGLVPMMRLLTHVKHTDDVTVLIGAKSKNEVFFEELANRLLTNNTHKVIVSTDDGSYGEKGFVTDLVEKHLNQTKYDAVYVCGPEIMMYKTVQSAHSRGVFVQASLERMMKCGVGICGSCCMGEDLVCKDGTVFDGEHLSQNKEFGNYHRNKAGILENY from the coding sequence TTGCAAAGAAATTATAATCACACAACAATTGTTACAATCGAAAAAGTAATTGATGAAACTCCTACCGTTCGAACTCTGGTTTTTTCTGATGATGTGATGCCAAGTGTTCTCCCAGGACAATTTGCAATGGTTTGGATTCCTGGAATTAATGAATTACCCATGAGTGTGATGATTTCAGATGAATCTGGAAAAGCAGCATTCACTGTTCGAAAACATGGAGTAGCATCTACTGGATTGTTTAATGTGAAAGTAGGCCAACAAATTGGAATTCGAGGCCCTTATGGAAATTCTTTTGATCTTAAAGAAGGAAAACTTTTGTTAGTTGGTGGAGGGACTGGTCTTGTACCTATGATGAGATTACTTACACATGTCAAACATACAGATGATGTGACTGTTTTGATTGGTGCAAAGTCAAAAAATGAAGTATTTTTTGAAGAACTGGCAAATAGACTTTTGACAAACAATACTCACAAAGTAATCGTCTCAACTGATGATGGAAGTTATGGTGAAAAAGGCTTTGTCACTGATTTAGTTGAAAAACATCTAAACCAAACAAAATATGATGCAGTCTATGTTTGTGGACCTGAAATAATGATGTACAAAACTGTCCAATCTGCTCATTCTAGGGGTGTCTTTGTACAGGCCAGCCTTGAACGAATGATGAAGTGTGGTGTTGGAATATGTGGCAGTTGTTGTATGGGTGAAGATCTTGTATGTAAGGATGGAACTGTCTTTGATGGTGAACACCTATCCCAAAATAAGGAATTTGGCAATTATCATAGGAATAAGGCTGGAATTTTAGAAAATTATTAA
- a CDS encoding DNA repair and recombination protein RadA: MVEDLRLDSLEGVGPVTTRKLSDAGVHNVMDLIVRGPVEIKSKTLITRLDHIKPFGV, encoded by the coding sequence ATGGTAGAAGATTTAAGATTAGATAGTTTAGAGGGCGTAGGTCCTGTAACTACAAGAAAATTATCCGATGCAGGTGTCCACAACGTCATGGACCTCATCGTTAGAGGTCCTGTAGAAATTAAATCGAAAACCTTAATCACTAGATTGGATCACATAAAACCATTCGGTGTATAG
- a CDS encoding RNA polymerase Rpb4 translates to MEEVQKKQAISLSEVKEILGKVDPEEMDQIQRWTYDYVSKFVSLDPKDAKEMKKKLIKECELTEDEAVEIVNIRPTSMAELRSFTFGWKKLILAETLEKMLKIIKEHS, encoded by the coding sequence ATGGAAGAAGTACAAAAGAAACAAGCTATTTCTCTTTCAGAAGTTAAAGAAATCTTAGGTAAAGTTGATCCTGAAGAGATGGATCAAATACAACGTTGGACCTATGATTATGTTTCAAAATTTGTATCACTTGATCCTAAAGATGCAAAAGAGATGAAGAAAAAACTCATCAAAGAATGTGAATTAACAGAAGATGAAGCTGTTGAAATTGTTAACATTAGACCAACAAGTATGGCAGAGTTACGTTCTTTCACGTTTGGTTGGAAAAAATTAATTCTTGCTGAAACTCTGGAAAAAATGCTCAAGATAATTAAGGAGCATTCTTAA
- a CDS encoding dihydroorotate dehydrogenase — MEPDLTTSIGPIQLNKPVMLASGILGISLDVFNRLYRSGAGAVVTKSLSTEPWEGYPNPTIFSVKGGGWINAVGLSNPGAENFAKMIEPNKDVPIIVSLVGSIPEDFEKMIQQFENCKVAAYELNLSCPHVAKVGLEVGDDPELVKKIVSTVKNSTNVPVIAKVGLGTTHYLNTVGTAIESGIDAITAINTVRAMAIDVETQRPILSNKFGGLSGTPIKPIALRCVYEISSKYDIPIIGCGGISTWEDAVEFFLAGASAIQLGSAIGDNWIDVFDEINTGILQYMEKKNYSKIKEMVGLAKKL; from the coding sequence GTGGAGCCTGATCTTACAACTTCCATCGGTCCAATCCAATTAAACAAACCTGTTATGTTGGCCTCTGGAATTCTAGGAATCTCGTTAGATGTTTTTAATCGTCTTTATCGTTCAGGTGCAGGGGCTGTTGTTACCAAATCTCTTAGTACAGAACCATGGGAAGGCTATCCAAATCCTACAATCTTTAGTGTTAAGGGAGGAGGATGGATTAATGCTGTAGGGCTTTCAAATCCTGGTGCAGAAAATTTTGCAAAAATGATTGAACCTAACAAAGATGTTCCAATAATTGTAAGCCTCGTAGGCTCTATTCCTGAAGATTTTGAAAAGATGATTCAACAATTTGAAAACTGCAAAGTTGCAGCTTATGAACTGAATTTGTCTTGTCCTCATGTTGCAAAAGTTGGATTGGAGGTTGGTGATGATCCTGAACTAGTAAAAAAGATTGTTTCTACTGTAAAAAATTCTACTAATGTGCCTGTTATTGCTAAAGTTGGTTTGGGAACTACTCATTATCTAAACACTGTGGGAACTGCTATTGAATCTGGAATTGATGCCATTACTGCAATTAACACCGTTAGGGCAATGGCAATAGATGTTGAAACACAACGCCCTATCCTTAGTAATAAGTTTGGAGGTTTGTCTGGAACTCCAATCAAACCAATTGCGTTAAGATGTGTTTATGAAATTTCATCCAAATATGATATCCCCATTATTGGTTGTGGTGGTATTTCTACTTGGGAGGATGCTGTGGAATTTTTCCTAGCAGGAGCTTCTGCTATACAACTTGGAAGTGCCATAGGTGATAATTGGATAGATGTATTTGATGAAATTAATACAGGAATATTACAATACATGGAGAAAAAAAATTATTCTAAAATAAAAGAGATGGTTGGGCTTGCAAAGAAATTATAA
- a CDS encoding DUF655 domain-containing protein, which translates to MYRAQSPPRKYEEYAYVLDFNPRGKSSTVRGREGIIITAIGEDRLTILEILGVENSTFEVGERIYIGKEGRTKVQSVLGKMDYEKISSSAQSELQNVVENIVTENESKFVEYLNKAQPLTPRIHALELIPGIGKTYMKTMLEEREKKQFESYEDLQERVGFKEPIKHITERIMDEITGESRMNLFVKR; encoded by the coding sequence TTGTATAGGGCACAATCCCCACCTAGAAAATATGAGGAATATGCATATGTTCTAGATTTTAATCCTAGAGGTAAATCATCTACTGTTAGAGGAAGGGAAGGGATAATCATCACTGCAATTGGTGAAGATAGATTAACTATCCTGGAAATTCTTGGAGTTGAAAATTCTACCTTTGAAGTAGGTGAGAGAATCTATATTGGAAAAGAAGGACGAACCAAAGTTCAATCTGTACTGGGAAAGATGGACTATGAAAAAATATCTTCATCTGCTCAAAGTGAATTACAAAACGTTGTAGAAAATATTGTAACTGAGAATGAATCAAAATTTGTTGAATACTTGAACAAAGCACAACCATTGACCCCTAGAATTCATGCATTAGAATTGATTCCAGGAATAGGCAAAACTTACATGAAAACAATGCTAGAAGAAAGAGAAAAAAAACAATTTGAGAGTTATGAGGATTTACAAGAAAGAGTTGGATTCAAAGAACCAATCAAACACATCACAGAACGAATCATGGATGAAATTACTGGTGAAAGTAGAATGAATCTCTTTGTTAAGAGATGA
- a CDS encoding AAA family ATPase: MRLRKFRVRAYRCIHDSGEITVGDLAAFVGRNESGKTTILQALTLLNRDEEVSELDLCDEMSEDLKNEIKLAEGEFELNQHEIKMLKEKFPSLPEIKKIRLFRTNRKPKVQYEFDDIELGEEENKGLNSWENFSKQIIEFLDTIPNHLRIQIDTSFFEGRVPNNQESFDRGMAEFSNQFHVIAIQEPKVIEEWEKIYAKPENQFSNLLSGKSEKTALQNFIESELHPRFVYFSDYKKIYGNINLNEYLREEKGDRADSIEYIEEFDKAETVRNLFYLAELDMNELEEVKESPSKCIKLLNAASNRLTRKLNPAWKGDPIHVDLRYNPGNIMSVVISDVHRDGTVTNTGLLNRRAEGFKWTFSFIVNFAAETQRAELKEAILLLDEPARNLHPTQQMGISDLLKNLAGSNQVLYATHSPFMIFDYTPGNLLVVELDKRKHLSRIFYDYWNADDKTLTPILYGLSRGQVESIVDREIGTNSRPVIIVETMSDSMYLNAFDKFLQDPNISMNPLNVVAAYNKNSVLPLAIFYRNHGYRTFILLDNTEESKQISAQLVSNEFSAVQTIFFELEGKKLESIEDYIVIEDYLHPVNQTYEIKLRQEGFSNLTPEDVLSKEGKGNLEKLRKIWQEHSDDDWGKFDNEEITRYICEKIALEETDFLSDKTKDQFRSLYRLIAERIRQYQNVSTKSDLDKFQKAKA, from the coding sequence ATGCGACTTAGAAAATTCAGAGTTAGAGCATATCGTTGCATTCATGATTCTGGAGAGATTACAGTCGGAGATTTAGCAGCATTTGTTGGAAGAAATGAGAGTGGAAAGACTACTATTCTTCAAGCATTAACTCTTTTGAATAGAGATGAGGAAGTTTCAGAATTAGATCTTTGTGACGAAATGAGTGAAGATCTCAAAAATGAGATCAAATTGGCAGAAGGGGAATTTGAATTAAATCAGCATGAAATTAAAATGTTAAAAGAAAAGTTTCCAAGTCTTCCAGAAATAAAAAAAATTAGATTATTTAGAACAAATAGAAAGCCCAAAGTTCAATACGAGTTTGATGATATTGAGCTTGGAGAAGAAGAAAATAAAGGACTCAATTCATGGGAAAACTTCTCAAAACAGATTATCGAATTTTTAGATACTATTCCAAATCACCTTAGAATTCAAATTGATACATCATTCTTTGAAGGAAGAGTCCCAAATAATCAAGAATCGTTTGATAGAGGAATGGCAGAATTTAGCAATCAATTTCATGTTATTGCAATTCAAGAACCCAAAGTAATTGAAGAATGGGAAAAAATCTATGCTAAACCAGAAAATCAATTTTCAAATTTACTAAGTGGAAAAAGTGAAAAAACAGCTCTACAAAACTTCATAGAATCAGAGTTACATCCAAGATTTGTTTATTTTTCAGATTATAAAAAAATCTACGGTAACATAAATCTCAACGAATATCTTAGAGAGGAAAAAGGAGATAGGGCAGACTCTATTGAATACATAGAGGAATTTGACAAAGCTGAGACTGTAAGAAATCTATTCTATCTGGCAGAGTTAGACATGAACGAGTTAGAAGAAGTTAAAGAGAGTCCATCAAAGTGTATCAAGTTACTAAATGCTGCAAGCAATAGATTGACTAGAAAACTAAATCCAGCATGGAAAGGAGATCCAATCCATGTAGACTTGAGATACAATCCAGGAAATATCATGAGTGTTGTGATTTCAGATGTTCACAGGGATGGTACAGTAACCAATACGGGTTTACTAAACAGGAGGGCAGAGGGTTTTAAATGGACATTTTCTTTTATTGTAAATTTTGCAGCTGAAACACAAAGAGCAGAGTTAAAAGAAGCAATTCTACTTTTAGATGAACCTGCAAGAAATCTTCACCCAACCCAACAGATGGGAATTTCAGATTTGTTAAAAAATTTGGCAGGATCTAACCAAGTTCTGTATGCAACACATTCACCGTTTATGATCTTTGATTATACACCTGGAAACTTACTTGTAGTAGAGTTAGATAAAAGAAAACACCTAAGCAGAATATTTTATGATTATTGGAACGCAGATGATAAAACATTAACACCAATTTTGTACGGATTATCAAGAGGGCAAGTAGAATCTATTGTAGACAGAGAGATAGGAACAAACTCCAGACCAGTCATCATAGTTGAAACAATGTCTGATTCTATGTATCTAAATGCATTTGATAAATTCTTGCAAGATCCAAACATCTCAATGAATCCATTAAACGTGGTTGCAGCGTATAACAAAAATTCAGTTCTACCTTTGGCAATTTTTTACAGAAATCATGGATACAGAACGTTTATTCTATTAGACAATACTGAAGAATCTAAACAAATTTCAGCTCAACTAGTTTCAAACGAATTTTCAGCAGTTCAAACTATTTTCTTTGAATTGGAAGGAAAAAAGCTTGAGTCAATTGAAGACTATATTGTTATTGAAGACTATCTACATCCAGTTAATCAAACATACGAGATTAAATTAAGACAAGAAGGATTCTCAAATCTTACACCAGAAGATGTATTATCAAAAGAGGGCAAAGGTAATTTAGAAAAATTAAGAAAGATTTGGCAGGAACATAGTGATGATGATTGGGGCAAATTTGACAATGAAGAAATTACCAGATACATATGTGAAAAAATTGCATTAGAAGAGACTGATTTTCTCTCCGATAAAACAAAAGACCAGTTTAGATCATTGTATAGACTAATTGCAGAGCGAATTAGACAATATCAAAATGTTAGTACAAAGTCAGATTTAGATAAATTTCAAAAGGCCAAAGCTTAA
- the rsmA gene encoding 16S rRNA (adenine(1518)-N(6)/adenine(1519)-N(6))-dimethyltransferase RsmA: MIKRKLLGQHFLNSKTIAESIVSEAKITKNDVVFEVGTGLGILTPLLCKKAKKVISIDADETLVKKARTEFSDIENLVLKSGDGFKKKDSFSIFVSNLPYSKSKDAVEWLAQRSFSHGVIMVQKEFAEKLVAESKNRKAVSIIATYAFDIEKISNVRKNNFSPPPKVDSVILKITKKNNMDKRLISTINEIFSYRRKTVKNILKQFNKKTVIEKRVDDLSGDEIVNLAKQILK, from the coding sequence ATGATAAAACGAAAACTACTGGGACAACACTTTCTTAACTCAAAAACAATCGCAGAATCTATCGTATCTGAGGCTAAAATCACAAAAAATGATGTTGTATTTGAGGTTGGAACTGGATTGGGTATATTGACTCCATTATTATGCAAAAAAGCAAAAAAGGTGATTTCTATTGATGCAGATGAAACACTTGTAAAAAAGGCAAGAACTGAATTTTCAGATATTGAAAATCTTGTTCTAAAATCGGGTGACGGATTCAAGAAAAAAGACTCATTTTCTATTTTTGTATCAAATCTGCCTTATTCTAAGAGCAAAGATGCTGTGGAGTGGTTGGCTCAACGTTCATTTTCCCATGGAGTAATTATGGTTCAAAAAGAATTTGCAGAAAAACTTGTTGCAGAATCCAAGAATCGAAAAGCAGTAAGTATTATTGCCACTTATGCATTTGATATAGAAAAAATATCTAATGTTAGAAAGAATAATTTTTCACCACCTCCAAAAGTTGATTCTGTAATTCTGAAAATAACAAAGAAAAATAATATGGACAAAAGACTAATTTCTACCATTAATGAAATTTTCTCATACCGAAGAAAGACTGTGAAAAATATTCTAAAACAATTCAATAAAAAAACTGTAATAGAGAAACGTGTTGATGACTTGTCTGGAGATGAAATAGTAAATCTTGCAAAACAAATTCTCAAATGA